CACGGTTAAAGGTAAGGATATCTACATCTATCCCGAAGGGGACACGTCGGTTCCGCCGAGTGGGCATATGCCGGAAGGGGGCTATTTCTTCGACACCATCATCCGGCAGCAGCCCATCGACGAAGATCGGCTTAATCCTGAGGATAACACAGAGGAATTCGGCCCCATTTCAAAGGAGGCTCTGGCCCATTTCGCGCGGGAAGCCAAACGGGCGGAAGCGTCCGGACGGGGGGTGATTGCCAATTTCGGGGGAACTGCCTTCGGGGACATTGCCCTGGTTCCCGGGCCTTTCATGAAACACCCCAAAGGCATCCGGGACATTGCGGAATGGTATGTGACAACGGCAATCCGGCAGGATTATGTCCATGCAATGTTTCAGAAACAGATCGAATTCGCCTTGTCCAATCTTGAAAAGATTCATGCTGTGGTCGGGGATAAGGTGGATGCGGTCTTCCTGTGCGGCACCGATTTCGGGACCCAGAGCAGTCAGTTCTGCTCGACGGACGCTTTTGACGAGCTCTGGTTGCCGTATTACAAGAAGATGAACGACTGGATTCACCAGCACACCACCTGGAAGACGTTCAAGCACTCCTGTGGCGCGGTGGAGCCGTTTATGGAGCATTTCATCAAGGCCGGCTTCGATATTATCAATCCCGTCCAATGTTCCGCGACCGGGATGGATCCTAGGGTGCTGAAGGACAAGTACGGGGACCGCCTGGTTTTCTGGGGCGGTGGGGTTGACACGCAGAAGGTGCTGCCGTTCGGCACTCCGGCCCAAGTCCGGGAGCAAGTATTGGAACGATGCAAGATCTTCTCAAAGAGCGGTGGGTTTGTCTTCGACGCCATCCATAATGTGCAGGCCCGCACCCCGGTGGCCAACGTGGTCGCCATGATTGAGGCTGTTCGTGAATTCAACCGATAAGGGGAAAGATAAAGCATGATGAGCACCGGGTCACAGAGCAGACGGAAACCTAATGCAGGTCTACAAGACGTAGTTCATGATGAGGGCCTCAGCAGGGTTCTGAGCTGTTACCCGGGCGTCTGCGTCATTTATGATGCCAAACGCCATATACGGTTCATCAATGATTATGGAGTGACGGTTAGCAGACTTACACGAAAACAGATCCTGGGCCAGCGTGACGAGGAGCTGTTCCCTGACAATGTCACCCGTCCATATTTATCACTCCTGAAGCGCACTATGGCGACCAGGAAAACCCAGCGTGATGACGTCAAGATCGTCATGCCCGATGGGCGGATCATGTATATCGAGGTCACTTACATTCCCCTTTTGGATGAGCGCGGTAAAATTGAGCGGATTCTGGGGCTGACCCATAACGTGAGTGACTGCCGGCGATTGGAGCAGGATCTTCTGCGGGCGGCCGAACAGGAGCAGGAGCGGGTCGCGCGCGAACTCCATGATGGGCTGTGTCAGAAACTGGCCGCCATCGCCATCAAAGCCGACTGCTTGGCACAGGACTTGAAGAACCGTCATGTCGACGTGGGCAGGCAGGCGGAAAGCCTCTCGGTGGTAATAACCTCCGCCATTGTCGAAGTAAAGGACATCGCCAGGGGATTGCACCCGGTCCATCCTGGTTCTGACGGTTTGAAGGTTGCATTGGGGGCCTTGGTGGGAGCTGTCCGTGAAGGCTTTTCTGTGGACTGCAGGATCCGTTGTAACGGACAATTCTGCGTCCACGACACCGAAACAGCAAGCCATCTCTACCGGATTGCCCAGGAAGCCATCAGCAATGCTGTCAAACACAGTCAGGCCCGGTCGATTTCCGTTACGCTGAACCAGACCGGGGACACGATCAGGTTGCAGGTTCGTGACAACGGCAAGGGGATGCCAGCCGATCTGTCGGGTTGCATGGGGATGGGGCTCAAAAATATGAACTATCGCGCGGGCCTTCTTGGCGGAGTGTTGAAGTTCGGGCGGAATGGAAAACGAGGCACGCTCATGTCGTGCGTTGTACCTTCCGTGAAATCGCCTGCTTTGAGATCAGGAACTAAGTCAAAGGTCGGGAAATGAAAGGGGTTTTCGTGGAAAACAGTCTTACTAAGTTTAGCGATTGGCGATACGGGTTGTTCATTCATTACGGGCTCTACAGTCTTCTGGGACGGGCTGAATGGTCCTGGAACCGGGAGGAGATTCCGGCGGAGGAATACC
Above is a window of bacterium DNA encoding:
- a CDS encoding uroporphyrinogen decarboxylase family protein, with the translated sequence MSYREILQKAINHKDGPVPMDFGGTAVTGIHVSVVAALRDHYGLEKQPVKVIEPYQMLGEVEDDLKDAMGVDTTGIYGRSTLFGFALEQWKEWQAPWGQPLLVPGQFNVTVKGKDIYIYPEGDTSVPPSGHMPEGGYFFDTIIRQQPIDEDRLNPEDNTEEFGPISKEALAHFAREAKRAEASGRGVIANFGGTAFGDIALVPGPFMKHPKGIRDIAEWYVTTAIRQDYVHAMFQKQIEFALSNLEKIHAVVGDKVDAVFLCGTDFGTQSSQFCSTDAFDELWLPYYKKMNDWIHQHTTWKTFKHSCGAVEPFMEHFIKAGFDIINPVQCSATGMDPRVLKDKYGDRLVFWGGGVDTQKVLPFGTPAQVREQVLERCKIFSKSGGFVFDAIHNVQARTPVANVVAMIEAVREFNR
- a CDS encoding ATP-binding protein, with the protein product MSTGSQSRRKPNAGLQDVVHDEGLSRVLSCYPGVCVIYDAKRHIRFINDYGVTVSRLTRKQILGQRDEELFPDNVTRPYLSLLKRTMATRKTQRDDVKIVMPDGRIMYIEVTYIPLLDERGKIERILGLTHNVSDCRRLEQDLLRAAEQEQERVARELHDGLCQKLAAIAIKADCLAQDLKNRHVDVGRQAESLSVVITSAIVEVKDIARGLHPVHPGSDGLKVALGALVGAVREGFSVDCRIRCNGQFCVHDTETASHLYRIAQEAISNAVKHSQARSISVTLNQTGDTIRLQVRDNGKGMPADLSGCMGMGLKNMNYRAGLLGGVLKFGRNGKRGTLMSCVVPSVKSPALRSGTKSKVGK